From a region of the Pan paniscus chromosome 19, NHGRI_mPanPan1-v2.0_pri, whole genome shotgun sequence genome:
- the CD300E gene encoding CMRF35-like molecule 2, which produces MSENTKETWTSRKWMTQAPLPILGFQLGPRFAEDGSQGDRSMWLLPALLLLCLSGCLSLTGPGSVTGTAGGSLTVWCQYESMYKGYNKYWCRGQYDTSCESIVETKGEEKLERNGRVSIRDHPEALAFTVTMQNLNEDDAGSYWCKIQTVWVLDSWSRDPSDLVRVYVSPAITTPRRTTHPATPPIFLVVNPGRNLSTGEVLTQNSGFRLSSPHFLLVVLLKLPLLLSMLGAVFWVNRP; this is translated from the exons ATGAGTGAGAACACAAAGGAAACTTGGACAAGTAGAAAGTGGATGACCCAGGCTCCGTTACCTATACTTGGATTCCAGCTGGGACCTAGATTTGCTGAGGACGGAAGTCAAGGAGACAGGAGCATGTGGCTGCTCCCAGCTCTACTccttctctgcctctcag GCTGTTTGTCTCTGACGGGCCCCGGCTCTGTGACTGGCACTGCGGGGGGCTCTCTGACAGTGTGGTGTCAGTATGAGAGCATGTACAAGGGATATAACAAGTACTGGTGCCGAGGACAGTACGACACGTCATGTGAGAGCATTGTGGAGACCAAGGGAGAAGAGAAGCTGGAGAGGAATGGCCGCGTGTCCATCAGAGACCACCCGGAGGCTCTCGCCTTCACTGTGACCATGCAGAACCTCAATGAAGATGATGCTGGATCTTACTGGTGCAAAATTCAGACAGTGTGGGTCCTGGATTCATGGTCACGCGATCCCTCGGACCTGGTTAGGGTGTATGTTTCCCCAG CAATTACAACCCCAAGGAGGACCACACATCCGGCCACACCTCCCATCTTCCTGGTGGTGAACCCTGGGCGAAACCTCAGCACCGGGGAGGTGTTGACCCAAAATTCAGG GTTCCGGCTCAGCAGCCCTCACTTCCTGCTCGTGGTCCTTCTGAAGCTGCCCCTGCTCCTGAGCATGCTGGGTGCTGTCTTCTGGGTGAACAGGCCTTAG